The DNA sequence TCCTGGCCAATGCCGATGATCCCGAGGAGGCGATTGTCGTGGCGGTCAATGGCGGCTACGACGCCGACACCGTCGCCGCCATGACCGGCGCTATGGCCGGCGCCTACCACGGCGAGACCGGCCTGCCCGACCGCTGGCTCGACGACCTCGAGGCCGCCGGCGACATCCGGGCCATGGCCGACCGACTCCACCGCGAGTTCGTGTCCGGCACACCGACCACGGCCACCGACGTCGCCTCGGCCGCCGACGCCGACCGCGTCCATGTCGCCGTCCTGCTCGACCGCAGCGGCTCGATGAGCTCGATCGCCGACGACACCATCGGCGGCTTCAACACCTTCGTCGCCCAACAGCGCGAGCTTCCCGGCGAGTGCCGGATCACGCTCGTGCAGTTCGACGGCCTCGACCCCCAGGCCGTGGTGGCCGACGCGGTCCCCGTTGCCAAGATCGCCGACCTCGACGAGCGCACCTACCAGCCCCGCGGCAGCACACCGCTGCTCGACGCCCTCGGCACGCTCATCGAGACGATCGACCGGCGTACGACCGCCGACCCCGACGAGTTCCAGCTCGTCGCCGTCATCACCGACGGCCAGGAGAACGCCAGCAGCCGCTTCACCCGGGACCGCATCGCCGACATGGTCAAGGCCCGCAGCGACGCCGGCTGGGCGTTCGTCTTCCTCGGGGCCAACATCGACAGCTTCGGCGAAGCCCGCACCATGGGCATGCGCCACGGCCAGGCCGCCGACTGGGACCACACCGGCGACGGCGTGCGCGACGGCTTCGCCATGCTCGCCGAATCCAGCATCGCCGTGCGCGGCGCCGGTCGAGCGGTGAGGCACGCCATGAAGGACCGTCTTCTCGACGACGTCCGGGCCGAACGCAAGCGCAAGAGCCGCTCCCGCTGAGCGGCCCGCAGAAAAGGAACACCACCATCAAAATCTTCTACGACGACCACTACATCGCGGCCGAGTACGCCTTCGACACCACTCGCAAGGCCCTCCGAATCGCCGAGACCATCCGCACCCGCGAACCCGCCGGCGTGGAACTGCTCGAGCCACCCACCGACGCCGTCGCCGCAGCCGCCGCGGGCATCTACCACCTCCACGACGCCGACTATGTCGAAGCCCTGCGAACCGGAGTCGACCAGTACCTGGCCGAATCCCAGGGCTTCGACTGGTGTTCCGGCATCTGGACCATGGCCGTCCACACCACCGCCGGTGTGATTGCGGCGACCGACGCGGCCCTCGACGACGGTGTCGCCGGATCGCTCTCGTCGGGGCTGCACCATGCGCGACCCGAACAGGGCGCCGGATTCTGCACTGTCAACGGACTCGCAGTGGCCGCGGCTCGCCTCGTCGCCGACGACCTGCAAGTGGTCGTACTCGATCTCGACGCCCACTGCGGCGGAGGAACCGCAGCCATGATTGCCCACCACGACCTGACCGACTCGGTTCGCCAGTTCGACCTGTCGACCAACATCTTCGACGGCTACGACCACGTCGGCCCCCACGACCGCCTCGTCGTGGTCCGACGAGGCGACGACGACTACATCGTCGCCGTCGCCGGGATGCTCGACGAAATCGACTGGGCGGGCACCGACATCGTCCTCTACAACGCCGGCGTCGACATCCACCCCGGCTTCAGTCGCCTCACCGTGACCGTGCGCGAACGGATGGTGTTCGAACGCGCCGCCGCCGAGCAGACACCGATCGCCTGGGTCCTGGCCGGCGGCTACACGGCCGGCATCACCATGGAGCAGCTCGTCGACGTCCACTGGCAGACCATCGACGCAGCAGCCACCAACCACCGAAAGGCAACCACATGACCGAAGCAGTGACCGGACGCCGACCGGTGTCGGACGCATGGCCGGGATTCCACGAACGCCTCACCGAGGCCCTGCGAGCGCTCGAGGAGGACCAGTTCCTCAACCTCAACGTGAAGTGCAGGAACCGTTTCGTGCAGTTCGCTGCCCAGGGCTACTTCGGCATGCGGGCCGAAACGGTCGGCAACGCCTACCTCGAAGGCCCCGAGCGGCTGAGCATCGAGGACATCGCGATACTGCGTGCGCTCGGCTGGAACGACCCGACCTCGGGCCCGGGCGTCGTCCCGCAGGCCGACCCCGACGGATCGCCCAATCACTACCTGGAATGGGCGCCGCCTCTCGACCACGCCGAGATCGCCGAGCTCGCCGTGCGGACCCTCCTCGAGATCCACGACGTCGCCCATCCCGGCTGGCTCACCTACCGTGCCTTCCACTCCGAAGGGCAGGAGATCCTCCTGCCCGGACTGGGGCTGAAGCCGGAGTGACACAGGGAGACACGATGACCGAGACGATCGAGGGCTACGACGTGATCGGCGACGTACACGGCCATGCCGACAAGCTCGTCGCCCTCCTCGAGAGGATGGGCTACGAGGCACGCGCCGGCGTGTGGACGCATCCGGACCGCCAGGCGATCTTCGTCGGCGACCTCATTGACCGAGGTCCGAAACAGGTCGAGACCGTCGCCATCGCGCGATCGATGGTCGACGCCGGCACGGCGCAGATCGTCCTCGGCAACCACGAGTTCAATGCCATCGCTTGGGCGACTCGTGACCCAGAGGAGCCCACCGCGTATCTGCGTCGCCACAACAAGAAGAACTACAGACAGCACCAGAGCTATCTCCGTCAAGTCGGTGAGTGGAGCGACCTCCACCACGAGCATCTGCGCTGGTTCAGGGAGCTTCCGCTGTGGCTCGACCTCGGCGAGCTTCGGGTCGTCCACGCCTGCTGGGACCCGAAGGCGATGGCCGACATCGCCGGAATCGTCGGCCCCGCCAACTCCCTCACCGATGAACTCGTCCTCGAGGCATCCCGCGAGGGCAGCGCTGCGCATCACGCGATCGAACACCTGCTCAAGGGTCCGGAGATCGCGATCCCAGAGCCGTTCGTCGACAAGGACGGTCACGAACGCAACGAGGCCAGACTCAGGTGGTGGCTCGCCGACGCGGCAACGAGCCTGCGCCGTGCGGCGGTCATCCCCGAACACTCGAAGACCCTCGACGGCCGCGACTACCCGCCGTTGCCTGAGACCCCGATCGACCCGCCGCCCCCGGTCGAACCGTACGCCGACGACGTCCCAGTGTTCTACGGCCACTACTGGGAGGGCGGTACGCCGGCCATCACCAGCGACCGCACTGCCTGCGTCGACTACAGCGTCGCCAAAGGCGGGCCGCTCGTCGCCTACCAGTGGCAGCGCGGATCCGTCCTAATCGACGAGCGTTTCGTCGCAACTGCTGCCTGAACCTGTCACGAACGCCAGTCCGAGGCGTGACTCGTTCTGCGTCAAAGAAGAGGTCGCCCGTCGCAACCGCCGAAGACCTGGCCCCGGTGTCGCAGCCGACGTCTACAGTTGGCGCATGGCCACCACTGACACCTCGCCAGAGATCCGGCGGCGTGTCACGGCCGTCTTCGCGTCGATGAGCGGCGCCCAGCGGGTTGCCCATGCCGCGGAGATGGCCGAGGAGAGCAAGACGATCGCGCTGGCCGGAATCCGGTCCCGCCACCCTGGGCTCACCGACGCAGAGGTCGCCCTCGAGTGGGTCCGCCTTTTGCACGGCGACGAGATCGCTGGCTACGCAGCTCGATGCAGCTCGAGTTCCTGAGCTTCATCGTCGCGTCGCTCGACGACGCGGAGATCCCTCACATGCTGGCCGGCTCCATGGCGAGCACGTTCCACGGTGAGCCGCGAATGACCCGGGACATCGACCTCGTGATCGACCCCACGCCCGACGCGATCCGGCGCTTTG is a window from the Acidimicrobiales bacterium genome containing:
- a CDS encoding metallophosphoesterase; this translates as MTETIEGYDVIGDVHGHADKLVALLERMGYEARAGVWTHPDRQAIFVGDLIDRGPKQVETVAIARSMVDAGTAQIVLGNHEFNAIAWATRDPEEPTAYLRRHNKKNYRQHQSYLRQVGEWSDLHHEHLRWFRELPLWLDLGELRVVHACWDPKAMADIAGIVGPANSLTDELVLEASREGSAAHHAIEHLLKGPEIAIPEPFVDKDGHERNEARLRWWLADAATSLRRAAVIPEHSKTLDGRDYPPLPETPIDPPPPVEPYADDVPVFYGHYWEGGTPAITSDRTACVDYSVAKGGPLVAYQWQRGSVLIDERFVATAA
- a CDS encoding ADP-ribosylglycohydrolase family protein: MNTTDIDTQLTNRGLLPTGSAGPRSTAFIAAADAPTADRFRGALLGSACGDALGRPAEGSSPSRIKARHGQIREFMPWRGWNGGPVGTFTDDTQLTLWTARAILDAGDEHPADFGRTLVDRLDAIRGIGRATRQSIIRQRDGKDWWQAGVPSAGNGVAMRVAPLGLAFGDDLTALRRETARNAVVTHADRLAVASGIVQAYAVARLTRTASGTLDPKAFLAELVDVLEGFDDAGATERRPDAGPDPVRLVDRIAELADMLALTPSEAFARTHNGAFVLESLPAAIWSFLANADDPEEAIVVAVNGGYDADTVAAMTGAMAGAYHGETGLPDRWLDDLEAAGDIRAMADRLHREFVSGTPTTATDVASAADADRVHVAVLLDRSGSMSSIADDTIGGFNTFVAQQRELPGECRITLVQFDGLDPQAVVADAVPVAKIADLDERTYQPRGSTPLLDALGTLIETIDRRTTADPDEFQLVAVITDGQENASSRFTRDRIADMVKARSDAGWAFVFLGANIDSFGEARTMGMRHGQAADWDHTGDGVRDGFAMLAESSIAVRGAGRAVRHAMKDRLLDDVRAERKRKSRSR